In Rhinoraja longicauda isolate Sanriku21f chromosome 13, sRhiLon1.1, whole genome shotgun sequence, one genomic interval encodes:
- the ankrd67 gene encoding ankyrin repeat domain-containing protein — translation MSELSEVMWEWMELHDSISAPSKNSKTVDMDPLQQGTCYPPSASMGPTSQNGTQPSPVASQGGRLNGDQSQLPSKISKPRVVNDNSGSDSGWTPLHYAASCGNIPLIKHLLHRRAAINHRSEFHFTAIHRAALNGHAEAVDYLLQRGALLEARTRCGASPLHCASAHGHVSTAQRLLKYGASVHIKDNNKWTPLHWAALNRHREMVELLLTGGDALDERTDDGVTPLQLAVEAGTVEVAQYLLEEGADVNATDEHNETALHKAAACGRVEILQLLLQQKAAVDVLNMNHHSPLHRAVGSGVAAVNLLLQFGASIDNRDALQMTALHHAATQGHAAVAKLLIQRGADVDAHDWMKKTALHLAAEKGHCAMVRLLVSSGAELHAKTKWNETAADLAEQQQQEELLHILRGHTCR, via the exons GTTGCACGATTCGATCTCGGCCCCCAGCAAGAACAGCAAGACCGTggacatggacccactacagcaGGGAACCTGCTACCCTCCAAGTGCCTCCATGGGACCCAcctcccaaaacggaacacagcCATCGCCAGTTGCAAGCCAAGGAGGAAGGTTGAATGGAGATCAAAGCCAATTGCCTTCAAAGATATCAAA GCCTCGTGTTGTGAATGACAACTCCGGGAGTGATTCTGGCTGGACCCCACTGCACTACGCAGCGTCCTGTGGGAATATCCCTCTGATCaaacacctcctccacagacGGGCGGCCATCAACCACCGCAGCGAGTTCCACTTCACGGCCATACACAGGGCTGCCCTGAACGGCCACGCCGAGGCGGTGGACTACCTCCTGCAGCGTGGAGCTCTCCTGGAGGCCAGGACCCGGTGTGGGGCCAGTCCCCTCCACTGTGCCTCGGCCCATGGCCACGTGAGCACCGCCCAGCGGCTCCTGAAATACGGGGCGTCCGTGCACATCAAGGACAACAACAAGTGGACCCCGCTACACTGGGCCGCCCTGAACAGACACAGGGAGATGGTTGAGTTGCTGCTGACCGGAGGGGATGCCCTGGACGAAAGGACGGACGATGGCGTGACACCGTTGCAACTGGCGGTGGAGGCCGGGACTGTCGAGGTTGCCCAATATCTACTAGAGGAAGGAGCTGACGTGAATGCCACGGATGAACATAACGAAACCGCTCTCCACAAAGCTGCTGCCTGTGGAAGAGTAGAG ATCCTGCAGCTGCTACTCCAACAGAAAGCCGCGGTGGATGTATTGAACATGAACCACCACTCACCCCTCCACAGGGCTGTGGGCAGTGGGGTTGCTGCTGTGAACCTGTTGTTGCAGTTCGGCGCTTCCATCGACAACAGGGACGCGCTCCAGATGACCGCACTGCACCATGCGGCTACTCAAGGTCACGCGGCGGTGGCGAAACTCCTCATTCAGCGCGGGGCAGACGTAGACGCCCACGACTGGATGAAGAAGACTGCCTTGCACCTGGCTGCAGAGAAGGGGCATTGTGCTATGGTGCGATTACTTGTTAGCAGTGGGGCTGAATTACACGCCAAAACTAAGTGGAATGAGACTGCAGCTGATCTTGCTGAACAACAGCAACAGGAAGAGCTTCTCCACATACTGAGAGGCCACACGTGCAGATAG
- the ccnl1a gene encoding cyclin-L1a, with protein sequence MRGSGLAAILFLGGDKMVATAGPAPAGGLGGSSGSSGSTGSTGILIGDRLYSAVFLTIDNSLIPADKLSPTPSMQDGLALEAESDLRILGCEQIQAAGILLRLPQVAMATAQVLFQRFFFSKSFVKHSFEIVAMACINLASKIEEAPRRVRDVINVFHHLRQLRGKRSPTPLILDQNYINTKNQVIKAERRILKELGFCVHVKHPHKIIFMYLQVLECERNQTLVQTAWNYMNDSLRTSAFVRFKPETIACACIYLAARALQIVLPNRPHWFVVFGATEEEIQDICITTLKLYTQKKPNYEHVEKEVEKRKVALQEAKLKAKGLNPDGTPALSTVGGFSPGSKSCSPREIKTEDKTPGIQNPKPIKKELEERQMNANKSPYNGLRKENKPIRNSRSISRSRSRTRSRSHSPRRHYTRRSRSGTCSSRSRSRSHSHSASPRHRHNHTSPHLKPKPQREEAKMAVRHGHKRKKSRSRSKSPDGCDPAKRRRHDKEHQRDRHERSRSYERVHKGKHHSTAHSAHGRHHR encoded by the exons ATGCGCGGCAGCGGGCTCGCCGCCATTTTATTTCTCGGTGGGGACAAGATGGTGGCGACGGCTGGGCCCGCGCCCGCGGGGGGACTCGGCGGCTCCAGCGGCTCCAGCGGCTCCACCGGCTCCACCGGCATCCTCATCGGCGACAGGCTCTACTCCGCCGTCTTCCTCACCATCGACAACTCGCTCATCCCCGCCGACAAGCTGTCGCCCACTCCCTCCATGCAGGACGGGCTGGCGCTGGAGGCGGAGAGTGACCTCCGCATCCTGGGCTGCGAGCAGATCCAGGCGGCCGGCATCTTGCTGCGGCTCCCGCAG GTGGCCATGGCGACAGCACAGGTCCTCTTCCAGCGCTTCTTCTTTTCCAAGTCCTTCGTCAAGCACAGTTTTGAG ATTGTGGCAATGGCGTGCATCAATCTTGCATCAAAAATAGAAGAAGCACCTCGGCGCGTCAGAGATGTGATAAATGTTTTCCACCATTTGCGCCAGCTAAGAGGCAAAAG GAGTCCGACACCTCTGATACTTGATCAAAACTACATTAACACCAAAAACCAAGTGATCAAGGCAGAAAGACGAATCCTGAAAGAATTGGGATTTTGTGTCCATGTGAAGCATCCACACAAG ATTATTTTTATGTATCTTCAAGTCCTTGAATGTGAACGAAACCAAACTCTTGTCCAGACAGCTTG GAATTACATGAATGATAGTCTCCGCACAAGTGCATTTgtccggtttaaaccagagacTATCGCCTGCGCTTGCATCTACCTTGCAGCCAGAGCATTGCAA ATTGTTTTGCCAAATCGCCCTCACTGGTTTGTGGTCTTTGGTGCAACTGAAGAGGAAATCCAGGATATCTGCATCACTACTTTAAAACTTTATACACAAAAGAAG CCAAACTACGAGCATGTGGAAAAAGAGGTCGAAAAGAGGAAAGTTGCACTACAAGAAGCTAAGTTGAAAGCTAAAGGGTTAAACCCAGATGGAACTCCTGCACTTTCCACGGTGGGAGGCTTTTCCCCAGGATCTAAATCAT GTTCACCCAGAGAAATTAAAACAGAAGACAAAACGCCTGGAATTCAGAATCCTAAACCTATCAAGAAGGAACTAGAAGAACGCCAAATGAACGCTAATAAAAGTCCTTACAATGG GTTGAGAAAAGAAAATAAACCAATTCGAAACAGTAGGAGCATCAGTCGTTCAAGATCTCGAACAAGATCAAGATCCCATTCTCCCCGAAGGCA TTACACCAGGAGGAGCAGGTCTGGGACGTGCAGTTCTCGATCGAGGAGCAGGTCCCACAGTCACAGTGCTTCGCCCCGACATCGGCACAACCACACATCCCCACACCTCAAGCCAAAGCCCCAGCGGGAAGAGGCAAAGATGGCCGTCCGGCACGGGCACAAGAGGAAGAAGTCACGCAGCCGCAGTAAATCTCCGGATGGCTGTGATCCCGCCAAGAGACGGCGGCACGACAAAGAGCATCAACGGGACAGGCATGAGCGCTCGCGCTCGTACGAGAGGGTCCACAAGGGCAAGCACCACAGTACTGCTCACTCGGCtcacggcaggcaccaccggtaa